The window AGGGGCTGCGCGGCGCGTCGCCCGCGGAAGCTCTGGAAGAAGCCATGCTCATCCCGTGGGAGCGCACCAAGGGCACTCTCATCGGCATGGCGACCATGTTCCAGGACCGCAGCACCGAGGGCGTGGGTGGGCCGGTGGCCATCGCCGGCATGCTGGCCGAGGCCGCAGACAAGGGCTGGCAGCACTTCGTGGGCCTCATCGGGCTCATCTCCATCGCGCTCGGCGTGTTCAACCTGCTGCCCTTCCCGGCGCTGGACGGCGGCCGCCTAGTGTTCCTGGGCTTCGAGGTCATCACGCGCCGCAAGCCCAACGAGCGCTTCGAGACGGCGGTGCACGTCATCGGCATCCTGTTCCTGCTGAGCGTGATGGTGCTGGTGACGTACCGCGACATCTTCGGGGGGTGAGGGCGGCGCGACGGTTGACACCCGCGCAGCGCCCGGCGACTGTCGGCGCATGGACCTCCGCAGCGACTCCTTCGAGCACAACGCCCCCATCCCCGCGCGCTGCGCCTTCGGCACGTACGACGCCGAGAGCCACGTGCGCTTGAGCGACAACAAGAGCCCGCACCTGGCGTGGTCGGACGCGCCGGACAGCACGCAGAGCTACGTGGTCATCTGCACGGACTTCGACGCGCCCAGCAAGGCCGACGACGTGAACCAAGAGGGCCGCACCGTGCCGTACGACCTGCCGCGCGTGGCCTTTCACCACTGGGCGCTGGTCGACGTGCCCGCCAGCAAGACCACGCTCGCCGAGGGCGAGTTCGGCGTGGGCGTCACGCCGCGCGGCAAGAGCGGGCCCGACAGCGCTGGCGGCACGCGCAGCGGGCTGAACGGGTACACCGAGTGGTTCGCGGGCGACGCCGACATGGGCGGCCAGTATTTCGGCTACGACGGACCGTGCCCGCCCTGGAACGACGAGCGGCTGCATCGCTACCAGTTCGTGGTCTATGCGCTGGACGTGCCGCGCGCTCCGGTGGAAGGCACGTTCCGCGTGGAGCAGGTGCTCGAGGCCATCGCACCGCACGTGGTGGCGAAGGCGGGCATCGCGGGGACGTACCAGATCAATCCGGACGCCAAGTAGAGCGCGGGCCTGCGGGCCCACGCGCTTTGCTCAGCGAACGAGCGTCATGCGGATGGGAACCGTGATCTCTTGTGGCCCGCCGTCCCAAGCCGTGCGCAGCTCCGCCGGCGGGGCGGGCACGCTGGCCAGGCGCTCGGCGGCCTCGAGCACGGCCGTGTCCAGGCTGGTGTGGCCGGAGGAGCGCTTCACGCGGCGGCGCAGGATGTTGCCCTGGGCATCCACCAAAAGCCCGATCATCACGGTGCCCTCGAGCCCCGCGATGACGGCTGCGCGTGGGTAGACCACGGCAGGCCGCACTCGACCGTTGAGGGTGGCCATGTAGCCGCGCATCAGGCCGCGCATGTCCACGCCCGTGCCCGTTCCCTCGCTGGGCCGCGTGGCGGCCGGGTTGGTCTCGCTGGCAGTCGGGGTGCTGCCCACGCCGTGCGTGCTGCCGCCCGCGGTGCCGGTGGTGAACGCGGGGCCACCGGCTGCGGCGCTGGTGGCGGCCAGCACTTCGGCGGCCGCGGGCGGCGGAGCGCTGGGCGCAGGCTCGCTCTCGGGAGGCGGGGCCGCGGGGGTCACGGCGGCTGCCGGGGGCGGCGTCAGCGGCTGCTGGGCCTCGGGTGGCGGCGGGACCACCAGCGGCTCGGGGGCGGGCGGCGGCTCCGGGGCAACCGGCAGCATGACCTCCCGCAGGTCCATGAACATGAGGTCGGGCTCGGCGGCCACGGGCTGCAGCGCTGCGGCGCTGGGCATGAAGACCGTCATGAGCACGTGGGCGCCCACCGACAGCAGCACGCACACGGGCACGTGCCAGCCGTCCGGCACGGTGCGCCTTCGGGTCTGACCTTCGGGGGCGCCTTCGGGCCCGCGGGGTGCGCGAAGCTGCCGCCCCGTCTGCTCGACCCGGCCCGGAGGGGCGTCCGAGCGCACCTCCCGGGGGAGATCTTCCACCAGCCGCAGCGTCGCGGGAGGGAGCATCTCGGTCGAGGTTTCGAGCGCCTGCATGGTCTACGGGTTAGATATTGATATTCGTTTTCGATTTCAGCAAGCCGAAACGCGCCTTGTGTGATCGGTCGTACGCTGGGTAGCGGGGCGTCTTCCCTGGCCCCCGAGACCGGTCACCCCCGACGGCGCCTGAGCCCCCAGCGGCCCCGCCGGAACACCAGCAGGCCGAGGCCGAGCCCCAGCCAGACGGCCCCGTTCTGGCTCGCACCCGCTCCATGGCCGGCCGAGCACAGCGCGCCCCCGCGGATGTCCACGCGCGGAGCGTCCGAGGCGTCCTGGAAGTCCCAGATGCCGTCGCGGTCGGCGTCGGGCAGCGGAAGGGCCGTCCCCCCCGCCATCACGTCCACGCGGTCTACGAGCCCGTTCATGTTTCCGTCGCTCGTGCCGTCCAGGCGGCCGTCCTCATCGGCGTCTGTGCCCCCCGCCTCGGTCGTGTCGGTGGCGCCCTCGGCGTCAGAGTCGAGGTCCAGGTAGTCCGGCGTCCCGTTGGCGTCCGTGTCGCGCACGGTCACCACGGACACGGTCTGTTCCGGGTCGTCGTCGTCGGCGTCCGCGGTGGTCACCAGGCCGTCTCGGTCGCGGTCGCGTGTGTCGTCGAGGCGTCCGTCCCGATTGGCGTCCAGCACGTCGCGCCCGGCGTTCTCGAGCGTGTCTGGGATGCCGTCGCCATCTGCGTCGAGGTCCAGCTGGTTGGGCACACCGTCGGCGTCTGCGTCGCTGCGGTCGTCGGTGCCGTTGCCGTTCAGGTCCAGGAAGCCGAGCGCCTCGTCATCGCGCCAGTTGGGCGTGCCGTCTTGGTCGTGGTCCAGCGAGTAGTCCGCGCCGGCACCCTCCACCAGGTCGGTGATGCCGTCGTTGTCGTCGTCGGCGTCCTTGTCGTCGGGCACGGAGTCGTCGTCGCTGTCGGCCGTGGCCAGCGGGAAGCAGCGCCGACGCGGCACGTCGCACGTGAAGCCCACGCCGCAGTCGGCCTCGGCCACGCAGCCGCAGCGGTTCCCCTCGGTGGCGGTGATGCACACGCTGCCGCCTGCCGCGTCGCGGCACTCGCTCGCGTCGAGGCACGCGCCACACGTCCCGGCGTCCTCGTTGCAGAGCCCGGCGCCCGGGTCGCGGTCGAAGCACTCCACGCTGTTCACGCACACCAGGCAGTCTCCGCTCGCGCAGATGGGCGCGTTGCTCGGGCAGTCGAGGTGCCGCTCGCACGCCACGCACTGCCCGTTCGGGCCACAGTAGGGTGCGCTCGGGTCGCCGCACTCGGCGTCGCTGGTGCAGCCGCGGCAGGCGCGCGCCACCGCGTCGCACACGGGCGCGAGCGGGCCACACGCGCTCGCCTCGGCGGGGGTGCACTGCACGCAAGCGTGATCGCCCAAGTCGCACACGCCCAAGCCCGGCGCGCTGCAGTCGTCGCTCGTGTTGCAGCCCGAGCAGCCGGACGCGACGCTCCACTGCAGCGGTCGCAGCGGGTCACACACCTCGCAGGCGTCGAGCGGGTTGCTCGCGCCGCTCGCCACGCAGGCGGCGTCGATCACGCAGCCGCTGGCCACCACGTTGTCGCAAGCGTCCACGGACTCGTCGCACACGTCGTCGGTGCAGCCGAGGCCATCGCCGCAGGGGCTCGCACCGCCCACGCAGCTGCCAGCCAGGCACGCATCGCTGCCGGTGCAGAAGCGCCCATCATCGCAAGGGTCGCCATCGTCCACTGCGGTCCACACGGCGCTGCTCACGCCCGGGTTGCAGCGCTCGCACACGTTGGCGGCGTTGAGGTCGCCGGCGTCGTAGCACTGGCCATCGATCGAGCAGTCGCAGCCCTCGTCGAGGTCGATGCGGAGCTCCTCGAAGCGCGCGAACGCCTCGGGCGCGCCCGGGGTCCCCGACACGTCCGAGAGCGTCACGTCCACGCGGTACTGCAGGAACGCGCCGGGCGGCACGCTAGAGAGCACAGCGCCGCTCGCGAACGGGCCCGACCAGGCGGCCGTGCTCACGTCGGCTTCGCTCGCCCCGGTGCGCAGGTAGACGGCGACCGTGGCGTCGCCCACCTGGGCATCGAACGCGAGGCCAACGAGCCCGCGCGGGTTCCCCAGCGCGAACACCGATGACTCGAGCGAGCCCGTGAGGCCGGACGCGAAGAAGAACGGTACCGGTGTGCCGGGCGCTCCGTTGTTGGGCAGCGAGCCCAGCGGCACGTCCACCAGCACGCCACCGGCTGCATCGGCCACCACCTGCAGCTGCTGCAAGTTGGTGCGGCTGGTGATCGCGCCGTCCACGCTGGCCCCGCTGTTGGGCAGCTGCAGGATGAACCCGTCGCCACAGCCGTTGTTCCAGGCGTGCGAGACCATGCCCACGCCGCCCACCAGCGTGACGTCGTCCTGCTCGTCCGAGTGCACGAGCGTGACTCCCGCGTTGGCCGTGAAGCTGGCCTCGTAGGCTCCCGAGCAGCCCATGGTGTCCGACCCGTCGGCCACCGAGACCAGGCTCACGACCCCGGTGGTGGTGTCGCGGTGCACGAAGAAGCGCATGGCGCGGCACTCGGGCGCAGGGTCCGTGAGCGCCACCTCGCAGCCCATGAAGCCCACGTAGGCGAGCGCGCTCGAGGCGCTCTCGATGGCTCGCAGGGACCGCGTGGGGACGGCCGTGCCGCTGCGGAATACGACGGCGCGGGCGCCGAGCTCACCCGCGGTGTCCACGCTCCACTGACCCGTGACGCTCGCGAAGGCAGCCTCGGTGGCCAGGTCGCTCGAGGTCGCCTGGCCAGGGCCGGCCGACCAGTCCGACTGCCGGAGCTCGTCGGCCTGGGCGTGCCCGAGGGGGAGCCACAGCGCGCTCGCGAGGAGGGCTCCCAGCCACGCCGTCATGGGATTCACGCGCGGACGACCAGCGCCCGGCGCGTAAGGTGAAGCAAGACACATAATCCCCATTGTACGCGATTGGGGACGGGTCGGTAGCGCTCGCCCTCTGGGGCGTGGCGTTCTACTCGTCCGTGACGCAGCCCAGCGAGGCCGAGGACACGGTCTTGATGTACTTGTAGAGCGTCCCGCGCGTGGCCTTGAGGGGGCGCGGCGTCCAGCGCGCGCGGCGCGCCGCGATCTCCTCGTCGCTCACCTGCCAGTCGATCAGCAGCTTGTTCACGTCGATGATGATGCGGTCGCCGTCTTCCACCAGCGCGATGGGCCCGCCCACCTGCGCCTCGGGCGTGATGTGCCCGATGATGAAGCCGTGGCTGCCGCCGCTGAAGCGCCCGTCGGTCATGAGCGCCACTTGGTCACCCAGGCCCGCGCCCATGATGACCGACGTGGGCGACAGCATCTCCGGCATGCCGGGGCCGCCCTTGGGGCCCTCGTAGCGGATGATGATGACGTTGCCCTTCACGATCTCGCCGCGCTCCACGGCCGCCAGCATGTCCTCTTCGCAGTCGAACACGCGCGCGGTGCCGTCGAAGTACATGCCCTCCTTGCCGGTGATCTTGGCCACCGAGCCCTCGGGCGCGAGGTTGCCGTAGAGCA of the Sandaracinaceae bacterium genome contains:
- a CDS encoding YbhB/YbcL family Raf kinase inhibitor-like protein, whose translation is MDLRSDSFEHNAPIPARCAFGTYDAESHVRLSDNKSPHLAWSDAPDSTQSYVVICTDFDAPSKADDVNQEGRTVPYDLPRVAFHHWALVDVPASKTTLAEGEFGVGVTPRGKSGPDSAGGTRSGLNGYTEWFAGDADMGGQYFGYDGPCPPWNDERLHRYQFVVYALDVPRAPVEGTFRVEQVLEAIAPHVVAKAGIAGTYQINPDAK
- a CDS encoding TonB family protein; translation: MQALETSTEMLPPATLRLVEDLPREVRSDAPPGRVEQTGRQLRAPRGPEGAPEGQTRRRTVPDGWHVPVCVLLSVGAHVLMTVFMPSAAALQPVAAEPDLMFMDLREVMLPVAPEPPPAPEPLVVPPPPEAQQPLTPPPAAAVTPAAPPPESEPAPSAPPPAAAEVLAATSAAAGGPAFTTGTAGGSTHGVGSTPTASETNPAATRPSEGTGTGVDMRGLMRGYMATLNGRVRPAVVYPRAAVIAGLEGTVMIGLLVDAQGNILRRRVKRSSGHTSLDTAVLEAAERLASVPAPPAELRTAWDGGPQEITVPIRMTLVR